A stretch of Lactuca sativa cultivar Salinas chromosome 6, Lsat_Salinas_v11, whole genome shotgun sequence DNA encodes these proteins:
- the LOC111890544 gene encoding uncharacterized protein LOC111890544 has protein sequence MNIFSNNIRGIGCEVKRSWLRDCRIKHHSFFVGLQETKSTEVKNKLDRQIWGSLNFQCEVIDPVGLSGGIASIWDPSLFQVSESIKGVGFLAIKGSWLKLRKNCCFVNVYAPQDPLRKRSMWNNLFDLINSDLDSSWFVFGDFNVVRLPQERLGSTFCQNSAYYFNEFIHSIGLLEIKMGGRRFTYMHSAGDKHSKLDRFLVSLNAIETWPNLNVTTMPRVHFDHCAILLSASQLDFGPPPFKLYNSWLKDPEFEGILRRGWGINNNPSHQLFRSPLSMVAGKLRNLKEHIKAWRKEVTEKSRKEMEELTNRINDIDHLAEQGLINKDLLLSRQTAYQKIMEIESRRIEDFKQKSRTT, from the coding sequence ATGAATATTTTCTCCAATAACATTCGTGGAATTGGGTGTGAAGTAAAAAGGAGCTGGCTTAGAGATTGTCGTATCAAACATCACTCTTTCTTTGTTGGGTTGCAAGAAACGAAGTCCACAGAGGTTAAAAACAAACTAGACAGACAAATTTGGGGCTCTCTAAACTTCCAATGTGAGGTTATTGATCCGGTGGGATTATCTGGTGGAATAGCTTCCATATGGGACCCCTCCCTTTTCCAGGTCTCTGAATCAATAAAAGGTGTTGGTTTTCTTGCCATAAAGGGCAGTTGGCTTAAGctaaggaaaaattgttgctttgTCAATGTCTATGCCCCACAAGATCCTTTGAGGAAAAGATCCATGTGGAATAATTTGTTTGATCTCATCAATTCAGACCTAGACTCCTCTTGGTTTGTCTTCGGCGATTTCAATGTCGTTCGCCTGCCGCAAGAAAGACTTGGATCCACTTTCTGTCAAAATAGCGCCTATTATTTCAATGAATTCATACATTCTATAGGTCTGCTAGAGATTAAAATGGGGGGTCGAAGATTTACGTACATGCACTCAGCGGGGGATAAACACAGCAAGCTTGACAGATTCCTTGTCTCTCTAAACGCTATTGAGACCTGGCCAAATCTAAATGTCACAACCATGCCTAGGGTGCATTTCGACCATTGTGCTATCTTGTTATCTGCCTCCCAACTCGACTTTGGCCCACCCCCATTCAAGCTCTATAATTCCTGGCTGAAGGACCCAGAGTTCGAGGGTATCTTAAGGCGGGGATGGGGTATCAACAACAATCCAAGCCATCAGTTGTTTCGTTCTCCCCTTTCCATGGTTGCAGGAAAACTGAGGAATTTAAAGGAGCACATTAAAGCTTGGAGGAAGGAAGTTACCGAGAAATCCAGAAAAGAGATGGAGGAGCTTACAAACAGAATAAATGACATCGACCATTTGGCTGAGCAGGGCCTAATTAATAAAGATCTTCTATTAAGCCGACAGACCGCATATCAAAAAATTATGGAAATTGAATCCAGGCGTATCGAGGATTTTAAACAAAAATCTAGAACTACCTAG